Proteins from a single region of Haloarchaeobius litoreus:
- a CDS encoding universal stress protein, whose protein sequence is MYDTILLPFDGSDDVAGVLHHASEIAHWADATIHLLYVADTTRDSVTVIEGRTVDALESKGEDIVAEGAKTLETLGVSYETDIVQGNPAPTIVDYAERYGHDLIVMPTHGREGLARYLVGSVSEKVVRLSSVPVLSVRMQPDETLEFPYENVLVPTDGSSTATHAADHLVDLAASLDATLHVLSVVDDSALGLDVRSSVSGKESEQEASEAIETIVSMAESRGVTDIVSHVEHGQPDERILDCIESNDVQLVGMGTTGRRGTDRILLGSVAEKTVRSAPVPVMTVAEPE, encoded by the coding sequence ATGTACGATACCATACTCCTCCCGTTCGACGGCAGCGACGATGTGGCCGGAGTCCTCCATCACGCAAGCGAGATCGCACACTGGGCCGACGCCACCATCCACCTGCTCTACGTCGCCGACACGACCCGTGACAGCGTCACGGTCATCGAAGGCCGAACCGTCGACGCGCTCGAAAGCAAGGGCGAAGACATCGTCGCGGAGGGCGCGAAGACCCTGGAGACACTCGGCGTGTCGTACGAGACCGATATCGTCCAGGGGAACCCGGCTCCGACCATCGTCGACTACGCCGAACGGTACGGCCACGACCTCATCGTGATGCCGACCCACGGACGCGAGGGGCTCGCTCGGTACCTCGTCGGCAGTGTGTCCGAGAAGGTCGTCCGACTCTCCTCGGTTCCCGTTCTCTCGGTCCGCATGCAACCCGACGAGACGCTCGAATTCCCCTACGAGAACGTCCTCGTCCCGACCGACGGGAGTTCCACCGCGACGCATGCCGCCGACCATCTCGTCGACCTCGCGGCGTCGCTCGATGCGACACTCCACGTCCTCTCAGTCGTGGACGACTCCGCACTCGGACTCGACGTCCGCTCGTCGGTTTCCGGGAAGGAGAGCGAACAGGAAGCGAGCGAGGCGATCGAGACCATCGTCTCCATGGCCGAATCACGGGGAGTGACTGATATCGTCAGCCACGTCGAACACGGGCAGCCCGACGAGCGCATCCTCGACTGCATCGAATCGAACGACGTACAGCTCGTCGGGATGGGGACGACCGGACGACGTGGCACGGACCGTATCCTGCTCGGCAGTGTCGCCGAGAAGACCGTGCGCTCGGCACCGGTCCCCGTGATGACCGTCGCAGAACCGGAGTGA